DNA from Rhizobacter sp. J219:
ACACCGCCGACCGCCACAAGATCACGCTGCGCACCGCGACCTTCGCGGTGGCGTGCGAGCGCATCCTGAGCGCACGCGAGGAGCGCGGGCTGTACCCCTGATCAGCCCTGGATCGACCCTCTGAACGCTCAGTGCGCGAGCGCGGGCACGCGCTTCAGCGCCGCAGCGGTGGGCGCGTCATCGCCCTCGCAGCGGTTGCGGCCGGCGATCTTGCCGCGGTACATGGCCGCATCGGCCCGGGCGATGGCCGCCGACAGCGGCTCCAGGGCCTGCAGCGTGCTCACACCCAGCGTGATGGTGACGCTCGGCGCCTGGTCGGCCTGCGGCAGCTGGGCCTGCTGCACCGCCAGGCGCACCCGCTCGGCCACCCGCCGCGCCTCGGCCGAGCCGGTGTCGGGCAACACGATCAGGAACTCTTCGCCACCCCAGCGGCACACCGTGTCGACATCGCGCGTGGCGGCCTGCATGGCCTTCGCGACCGCGATCAGCACCTGGTCGCCCACCTCGTGGCCGTGCCAGTCGTTGACCGACTTGAAATGGTCCACATCGCCGACGATCAGGCTCATCGGCGCGCCATCGCTGCGGCGGCGCGCGAGGTGCAGGTTGGCCACGTCGAGCGCACGGCGGCGGTTCGCGAGGCCCGTCAAGGGGTCGGTCGCCGCGAGGTCTTGCAGGCGGTTCTCGGCGCGCATCACGGCCTTCAGGTGGAAATTGGCCAAGTGCGCCAGCAGCGCGAGCGTGGCGACGATGTTCAGGATGCGCACCGCGTCGAGCGCGCCGGGGGCCAGCACGGTGAGCGGCGCGAGGTGGTGCGCCATCTGGTCCAGGCCGATGTAGAAGGCCGCGAGCGTCAGCCCCAGCAGGGCCTTGGTGTGCCGGTGCCGCACCGGGCTCATGAACACCATCGGCATCATCAGCAGCACGTAGTAGTGGAAGCCGCTCTCCCAGCCCAGCACGCGCGTGGCCACGAACGCATGCCCGAGCAGCTCGCCCCAGATCAGCGCCAGCGCCAGGCGGTTGTGGCGATTGCGCAGCAGCCCATAGGCCACCCCGTAGAGCGCGATGCTGCCGAGGTTGGCCCAGCCCATCAGCGGCGCCGACAGCAGGAAGAAGAGGAGCGCGAACCCGGTGTGCACCAGCGATGCAGCCACGACGGCCCGCACCAGCACCTGCCAGTACGATCGGCCGGTGTGGCCAGCGCGACGGGCAATCGAATCAGGCATGCCCCGATTTTCGGTCGCGCAGCGTGCCTGCGCGCACGCCAAGCGGCCGCGGGTGCGAACTAGCGCACGGCGAAGTCGACCAGCACGCCGGCGAAGACCACGAAGCCCAGCCAGTGGTTGAGGCGGAAGGCCTTGAAGCAGCCCTCGCGCGTGCGCGTGCGGATCAGCGTGTAGTGCCAGCCGGCGATGGCGGCCGCCACCGCCAGCCCCGTGAAATAGGCCACGCCCAGGCCGAGCGCCACACCGATGGCGGCCCAGATCGCGACATACGCCGCATAGAACAGCATCACGCCCAGCACGTCAAAGCGGCCGAGCGTGATCGCCGAGGTGCGGATGCCGATCTTCAAATCGTCATCGCGGTCGACCATCGCGTACTCGGTGTCGTAGGCCAGCACCCAGAAGAGGTTGCCCACCAGCAGCGCCCACGCGACCGGCGGCACCGTGCCCTGCACCGCGGCGAACGCCATCGGGATGCCGAAGCTGAAGGCCACGCCCAGCACCGCCTGCGGCATGGAGAAGAAGCGCTTGGTGAAGGGATAGAAGATGCTGACCGCGAGCGCCGCGAAGCTCCACGCGATGGTGACCGTGTTGGTGGTGAGCACCAGGCCGAAGGCGATGAGGGCCAGCAGCGCACCAAAGAGCAGCGCCGCCTTCACGCTCAGCGCACCGCTCGTCACCGGCCGCTGCGCGGTGCGTTTCACGTGCTTGTCGAAATCGCGGTCGGCCACGTCGTTGACGGCGCAGCCCGCGCTGCGCATCAGCAGCGTGCCGAGCGCGAACACGAACAGCAGGTGCCACCCCGGAAAGCCCTGCGCCGCAATCCACAGCGCCGACAGCGTGGGCCACAGAAGCAGGTAGGTGCCGGCCGGACGGTCCCAGCGGATGAGGTCGAGGTAGAGCGAGACGCGGGAGGGCGTGGGCGCGGTGGTAGCCATGCCCGAAGTCTAGAGCGGCTTCTTTTTCGCGCCTTTGATGCGCGCCGTCCACGCGTCGAGAAACGCCAGCGTCACCGCCGCCTCGTTGGCCTCGGCCAGGCCGCTCATGAAGAGCGCACCCACGTCGGCGTTGAACTCGGTGGCACCGGCCAGGTCGCTGATGCTGCGCAAAGCGATGTAGGGGACGCCGTTGGCATGGGCGACGTGGGCGAGCGCCGCGGTTTCCATCTCGAAGGTGTCGGCCTTCAGCGTCTCGAAGAGGTACTGCCGGTAGTCCGCGTTGGCGAGGAAGACCGTGGCCGAGACACCCAGGCCGCCCACGCGCAGCTGCGGTTGTTCGCGCACGCATTGCGTCGCATCGACCTCGCCCGAGGGCTGGCGCGCCTTGGGGCCGCAACGTTCGAGCTTGGGCGTGAGCGTGCGGGCGACGGCCAGCATCTCGGCATCGACCGGGTAGTCGAAGCGGAACTCGCCCTTCGGCGCGTTGGCTGCGGTGAGCACATGCGTCTCACGCATGAAGAGGCCGGGCGCATAGGGCCGCAGCGGCTGGCCGTCGGCACCGGTCGCGAGCTTGAGGCCGAGGCAGCCCACGTCGCCCTTCTGACCGCAAGGCGCCGGCACCTGGGTGTCGTCGTTCCAGTAGACCTCCATCGGCATCGCCCAGCGCTCGGGCACGGTCACGTCGCCCACGTGGAGCGCCGGGTTCAGGCCGCCGGCGATGCCGCTCATGATCAGTCGCTCGATACGGAAGTGGTCGAGCATCTGCTGCGTGACCATTGCCGCATTGACCATGCTCACGCCGCTCAGCACGATCACCACGCGCTGGCCGCGCAGCAGGCCGGTGGTGTAGCGCTTGCCGGCGAGCGTCCAGCTGCGCTTCTTCTGCGTCTGGGCGATGAGGATGTCGGCCTCGGCACCGAAGGCCGAGACGATGCCGATGCGTGGCGTGCAGTCGCTCAGGCAGCGTGGCGCCGCCTGAGCGCCCGCCCCGAACACGAGCGCCGCCAGAAGGGTCGCGAGCGCGCGCATCAGAAGCGCAGGCCCTTGGCCATCAATGAGGCGCTGAGCGTCAGCAGCACCAGCAGCAGCATCTGCAGGCTCAGCAGGCGCGAGATGCGCTGGTACTGCGTCTCGGGAATCTGCGGCGCCTGGCCGGCCTGCAAGGTCGATTTCCAGCGGGCAAAGCTGATCGTCGGGTAGATCGACAAGAGACCGATCACGACGAAGAGCGTGAGCTTCAGGTGGAAGAAGGGCATGGCCTTGTAGAACTCCCAGCCCTTCTCGAAATAGACCACCCGCAGTGCGCCGACGGCGAGCAAGCCGCCGGCAAACGCGCCGTACCACCGGTCGGCGGCCGCCAGCAGCTTGGCTTCACGCAGCGTGGGCGTGCGGCTGAAGGTCAACCACTCGAAGAACAGCGTGGCGACGACGCCGAACGCAAAGACGAAGTGCAGGAAGGCGATGAACGAGCTGGCGAGCATGGTGGCGGGCAGGCGTCGTGGAGGAAGCCCCGACTGTGCCGTGCCCGCCTGCCGTGCTCAAGCCCGATGCGACGAAACGCGCTTTTTGCGCCGCGAAGCGCGGCGCCCATCGAGCCACGCCCCAGGGTCCGGCTTTGCCGGCCCGATGGGTGGCGCCCCTTGGGGGCAGGAGCGCCGCGACTGGGGGGCCGTCTTCTAGCCGTCCAGTTGCTTCTGGAAGACGAGCCCGGCGTGCTCGCGCAGCGCGTGGAACTTGATCTTCGGCCAGTTCTCCTGCATCGCCCGCAACTCGCCGGCGTATTCGAGCAGCACACACGCGGCGTCGACGGCATCGAGCGCGACGCGGTGGTCGTTGGCGTCGATGAAGCGCTTGAGACTCCTTCTCACCGCCATCGGCCTCGTCGCAGGTCACCCAGCGCGCCACGTTGTAGCGGGCCGGCATCACGCGGGCCTTGACCCCGTACTCATGCTCCAGCCGGTGCGCGACGACTTCAAACTGCAGTTGCCCCACCGCGCCGAGCAGCAGCACGCTGCCCGCCACCGGGCGGAACACCTGGATCGCGCCTTCTTCGCCCAGCTGCGTGAGGCCGGCGCGCAGCTGCTTGGTCTTGAGCGGGTCGGCCACTTCGACGCTTCTGAACATTTCCGGCGCGAAGAACGGCAGGCCGGTGTACTGCAAGGTCTCGCCTTCGGTGATGGTGTCGCCCAGCTGCAGCACGCCGTGGTTGGGGATGCCGATGATGTCGCCGGCAAAGGCCTCGTCGAGCAGCTCGCGCTTCTGGCTCATGAAGGTGACCACGGTGTTGGGCCGCAGCGTCTTGCCCGAGCGCACCACCTTCAGGTTCATGCCACGCTCGAAGCGGCCCGAGGCCACGCGCACGAAGGCGATGCGGTCGCGGTGCGCCGGGTCCATGTTGGCCTGGATCTTGAACACGACGCCGGTGAACTTCTTCTCGTCGGGTTGCACCACACGCTGGATGGCGGCGCGCTCGCTCGGCGGCGGCGCGAGGTCGACCAGCGCGTCGAGCACCTCGCGCACGCCGAAGTTGTTGACCGCCGAGCCGAAGAACATCGGCGTCTGGTGGCCGGCGAGGAACTGCGCTTCGTCGAACGAAGGCGCGGCCTCCTGCACCAGCTCGATCTCGCCACGCGCCTGCTCGAACTGCATGCCGAAGCGCTCGGCGTAGGCGGGGTTGTCGAGGCCGGGCAGGATCTCGTCGTCGGCGCCCTTGCGGTCTTCGCCGGGGCTGAACACGCGCATCTGCTTTTCGCGCAGGTCCATCACGCCATGGAACTGCTTGCCCATGCCCACCGGCCAGGTGAAGGGCACGACACTCATGCCCAGCTCGCGCTCGATCTCGTCCATCAGCGTGAGCGGCTCCTGCACCTCGCGGTCCATCTTGTTGACGAAGGTGAGGATGGGCGTGTTGCGGGCGCGGCAGACCTGCAGCAGCCGGCGGGTCTGCGGCTCCACGCCGTTGGCCGCGTCGATCACCATCAGCGCCGCGTCGACCGCGGTGAGCACGCGGTAGGTGTCTTCCGAGAAGTCCTGGTGGCCCGGGGTGTCGAGCAGGTTGATGACGCAGTCGCGGTATTCCATCTGCATCACCGATGACGCGACCGAGATGCCGCGCTGCTTTTCGATTTCCATCCAGTCGGAGGTGGCGTGGCGTGTGGCCTTGCGCGCCTTCACGCTGCCCGCGATCTGGATCGCGCCGGAGAACAGCAGCAGCTTCTCGGTGAGCGTGGTCTTGCCCGCGTCGGGGTGGGAAATGATGGCGAAGGTGCGACGGCGGCGCACCTGGGGGGTCAGGTCGGACATGGGGTTGCGGCGCTGCTGAAACCTGCGCCGCCTCGTGGAAACCCGTGATTATCGGGGCCGGCGGATTTCCGTGACACTCGATCCCATGCCGGAGCTGCCTGATATCACGGTCTACGTCGACCGCCTGGCCGACAAGGTCCAGGGCCAGGTGCTCAGACGCGTGCGCGTGCTCAACCCCTTCCTGCTGCGTACCGCGCTGCCGCCGCTGGCCGAAGCCGAAGGCCGCACCGTCATTGGCGTGGAACGCCTCGGCAAGCGCGTGGTGCTGGCGCTCGACAACGGCCGCTTCCTCGTCATCCACCTGATGATCGCCGGCCGCCTGCGCTGGCTGCTGCCGGGTGGTAAGCCGCCGGGCAAGATCTCGCTCGCCGTCTTCGAGTTCGACGACGGCAGCGTCGTGCTGACCGAAGCGGGCAGCAAGCGGCGCGCCTCGCTGCACGTGCTCGCCGACCGCGCCGCGCTGCAGGCGATGGACCCGGGCGGCCTCGACGTACTGGGCGCCTCGCTCGCCGACTTTAGCGCGCGCCTCACGCGCGAGAACCACACGCTCAAGCGCCAGCTGACCGACCCGCGGCTCTTCAGCGGCATCGGCAACACGTATTCGGACGAGATCCTCTTTCGCGCGCAGCTCTCGCCGATCCAGCTGTCGCAGAAGCTCGATGCGCAGCAGATCGAGCGGCTGTACCACGCGACGCAGGGCGTGCTGCAGGAGTGGATCACCCGCCTCGGCGAAGAAGCCGGCGAGTGGCCGGAGAAGGTCACCGCCTTCCACCCGCAGATGGCGGTGCACGGCAAATACAACCAGCCCTGCCCCGCGTGCGGCACGCCGGTGCAGCGCATCGTCTACGCCGACAACGAGACGAACTACTGCGCCCGCTGCCAGACCGGCGGCAAGCTGCTCGCCGACTGCGCGCTGTCGACGCTGCTGCACAAGAGCTGGCCGAAGAACATCGACGAACTGGGCTGACGAGGCCCGAGGAGACCGCCATGAGCCACCCCATCAGCCGCTACCCGGTGCCCGAGATCGCCGACCTGCCGGAGGACATCCGCACCCGCATCCTCGAGGTGCAGGCGAAGACCGGCTTCATCCCCAACGTCTTCCTCGGCTTCGCGCACCGGCCCGACGAGGCGCGTGCCTTCTTCGCGTACCACGACGCGCTGTTGCTGAAGGAAGGCGGCAATCTCACCAAGGGCGAGCGCGAGATGATCATCGTCGCCACCTCGGGTGCGAACCGCTGCCTCTACTGCGTGGTGGCACACGGGGCGATCCTGCGCATCTACGAGAAGAAGCCGCAGATCGCCGACCAGGTGGCGGTGAACCACCGCAAGGCCGACATCACCGAGCGACAGAAGGCGATGCTCGATTTCGCGATGAAGGTGTGCAAGGCGGCCGACGAGATCGGCGAGGCCGACTTCGAGGCGCTGCGGGCCCACGGCTTCGACGACGAGGACATCTGGGACATCGGGGCGATCACCGCCCTTTTTGGACTGTCCAACCGCATGGCCAACCTCATCAATCTGCGGCCAAACGAGGAGTTCTACCTGCTGGGGCGGCTGCCGCGCGACAAGAAAGGTGCCTGAGCCCGGACAATCCGCGCTGGCACCCACGGTGCCGTCGCCCCCTTCCTGCCCCTGTCCCGCGCTGTACCGGGAATGCATCGTTCGTCCTCCCTGCCTTTCCCCTTCAGCCCTTGGTGGCTGGCGTGCCTGACGTGGTGCCTGCTGCTGGCCAGCGCCCACGCGGCACCGCTTCGCCTGGACACCCAGCGTGTGGCGCAGGCCTGGCCAGCCGTGACGATGCTGGTCGACGCGAGCCGCACGCTCACCCTCGAGCAGGTGCTCGCGCAGCGCGAGCGTTTTGCGGCACCCCCGTCGGCACACGCGACACTCGGCGTGCGGGACGAGGCGGTGTGGCTGCGGATACCCATCGAGTCGTCGACGCGGACGACGCCGCGCTGGGTGCTCGACATCGACTACCCGGCCCTGCACCGCGTCGACGCCTACCTGCTGGTGCAGGACCGGGTGGTGCGCCAGGCGACACTCGGCAGCCACCAGCCGTACTCGCAGCGGCCGCTGGCCAGCCGATCGCACGCGATGCCCATCGAACTCGCGCCCGGCAGCACCGGCGAGCTGCTGCTGCGGGTGCAGACCGGCGGCGCGATGATCCTGCCGATCACGCTCAACACGCCGCAGGCCTTCCACGAACGCGCGCTCGCCGAGCAGACGCTGCAGGGTGCGCTCGGCGGCCTGGGGCTCGCGCTGCTGGTCTACAGCCTGGGGCGCTTCGTCACGCTGCGCGAGACGCTGTCGCTCAAGTACGCGCTGCTGGCCGCGGGCAGCATCTTCTTTTCGCTGTTCCAGTTCGGCATCGGGGCGCAGTACCTCTGGCGCGACTGGATCTGGATGGAGCAGCACGCCGGCGGCCTGTTCTCGCTGACGGCCTTGTGCGGCTCCTTCCTCTTCATCGAGCACGCGCTGACACGGCCGATCAACGGCCGCAGCGCGCTGACGGCGCAGAGCCGCTACACCGGCCGCGGCTTCAGCCGGCTGATGCACGCCGGCGCGGTGCTCGTCGCCGTGCTGGCGGCGGCTTATGCGCTGGGGCTCTTCAACACCCGCGTCGTCACCGCCATCGTGAGCGTGCTCGGGCCGGTGCCCGCGCTGCTGGGCCTGCCGGGCGCGCTGTCACGCGCACGCCAGCGCGACCCCGTGGGCTGGGGCTTCCTGCTCGCCTGGGGCATCTACGCGATCGCCACGGCCACGCTGATCGGCGTGATCAACGGCATGCTGCCGGTGAACTTCCTCACGCTGCACTCCTTCGAGTTCGGCGCCACCGTCGACATGCTCTTCTACCTGCGGGTGCTGAGCCTGAGCACGCAGGCCATGCACGCCAACGCGCTGCATGCGAGCCGTGAACGCGACGTGTTCCGCCTGCTCGCCAACAGCGACCCGCTCACCGGGCTGCACAACCGGCGCGGGCTGCTGGGGCAGATCAAGTCGGCGCTGCACAAGCGCGGACCCGACAACCTGGTGGCGCTCTACCTGCTCGACCTCGACGGCTTCAAGCCGGTCAACGACCAGCATGGCCACGAGGTCGGCGACCAGTTGCTGCTGTTGATGTCGCGCCGCCTGCAGGCGGCCACCCGCGCGCAAGACACCGTGGCCCGCCTGGGCGGCGACGAGTTCGTGGTCCTGACCACCGGCCTCGCCGGCCCCGAGCAGGCCGACGCACTCGCGCACAAGCTGCTGGAGACCGTGCACGAGCCCTTCCAGGTCGGCCCGCACCGCTGCGAGATCAGCCTCACCATCGGCTACACCCTCGCACCGCCCGACGGCGACGACCCGGACGAGCTGATCCGCCACGCCGATGCCGCGATGTACCTCGGCAAGCAGATGGGCAAGGGCGTGGCGCGACGCTGGTCGGCCTGAGGCCCTCGTCGTTTCAACAGGCCTTACGTCGCCAGCACCGCCGCCATCGCCACCGCGGTGGCTTCGACGTTCGACGAGTTCAAACCCGCCACGCACATGCGGCCCGAGCGCACGAGGTAGACCGCATGCTCTTCGCGCAGCCGGTCGACCTGCTCGGCCGTGAGGCCGGTGTAGCTGAACATGCCACGCTGGGTGAGGAAGTAGTCGAAGTTGCGGCCGGGCAGCTTGGCGCTGATCACCGCATGCAGCTTCTGGCGCATGGCCTGGATGCGGGTGCGCATCGCGTTGAGTTCATCGGCCCACTGCTGGCGCAGCTCGGGCGTGCCGAGCACGCGGGCGACGATCTGGCCGCCGTGCGTCGGCGGGCTGCTGTAGTTCTTGCGCACCGTCGCCTTCATCTGGCCCAGCACCAGCTCGGCCTGCGCCTTGTCGGGGCAGACGATCGACAGCCCCCCGCAGCGCTCGCCGTAGAGCGAGAAGCTTTTGGAGAAGCTGCTCGCGCAGAAGAAGCTCACGCCGGCATCGGCCAGCGCGCGCACAGCCCAGGCGTCTTCGTCGATGCCGTCGCCAAAGCCCTGGTAGGCGATGTCGACGTACGGGATGAGCTTGCGTTGCTTCAGCACCGGGATCAGCTCGCCCCACTGCGCACGCGACAGGTCGACCCCCGTCGGGTTGTGGCAGCAGGCGTGCAGCAGCACGATGCTCTTTTCCGGCAGCGCCTGGATCGCGTCCAGCATCTCGGGGAAGCGCAGGCCGCCGGTCTTGGCGTCGTAGTACGGGTAGGTGTTCACCGTGAAGCCGGCGCCTTCGAACATGGCGCGGTGGTTGTCCCAGGTGGGGTCGCTGACCCAGACGTTGCTCGTCGGGAAGTAGCGCTTGAGGAAATCGCCGCCGACCTTCAGGCCGCCCGAGCCGCCGAGCGTCTGCACGGTGGCGATGCGGCCGCTCTTCACGGCTTCGTGGTCGGCCCCGAACAGCAGGTGCTGCACCGCCTGGCGGTAGTTGGGCGCGCCTTCCATCGGCTGGTAGGGGCGTGCGCCGACGGTCTGCAGCATGGCCGACTCGGCGGTCTTCACGGCCTTCATCACCGGCAGGTTGCCGGCGTCGTCGAAGTAGATGCCGATGGAAAGGTTGATCTTGTTCGGCCGCGGGTCCTTGCCGAAGGATTCGTTGAGGGTGAGGATGGGGTCGCCAGCGTAGGCGTCAACGTGCTCGAACATGAGGGGCTCCTGCAGGGGAGCCGCGATTATCCGGCCAGCCTACCGGGCCAGCCATTCGGCCCAGCGCCCGTGGCCATGCGAGCGCGCCAGGGCCTCGAAGCGGGGCTCGCCATCGACGCGATGGCACAGCGTCCAGACGCTCTGGGCCTTCGGCAGCTCCGGTCGCGGCGCCGGCAACTCGACGGGGCCGATCGTGAGGGTGCTCGCCTCGGCCGACAACCACATCGCCCCGGTGCGGCGCACGAGGTCGGTCACGGTCTCGATGTGGCGCTGCAGCGCGGGCCGCTCGAAATAGGTCAGCACCCAGCTGTTGAAGATCACCGGCTGCACCCCCGCCGGCAGCGCGGCGAGCCAGGGTTCGATGGCGGCGGTGCAGTCGGCGATCTCCCGCACCGGCCAGCGGCGGTCACGCGCGATCTGCACTGCCTGCTCGAA
Protein-coding regions in this window:
- the ubiA gene encoding 4-hydroxybenzoate octaprenyltransferase, producing MATTAPTPSRVSLYLDLIRWDRPAGTYLLLWPTLSALWIAAQGFPGWHLLFVFALGTLLMRSAGCAVNDVADRDFDKHVKRTAQRPVTSGALSVKAALLFGALLALIAFGLVLTTNTVTIAWSFAALAVSIFYPFTKRFFSMPQAVLGVAFSFGIPMAFAAVQGTVPPVAWALLVGNLFWVLAYDTEYAMVDRDDDLKIGIRTSAITLGRFDVLGVMLFYAAYVAIWAAIGVALGLGVAYFTGLAVAAAIAGWHYTLIRTRTREGCFKAFRLNHWLGFVVFAGVLVDFAVR
- a CDS encoding GGDEF domain-containing protein: MPDSIARRAGHTGRSYWQVLVRAVVAASLVHTGFALLFFLLSAPLMGWANLGSIALYGVAYGLLRNRHNRLALALIWGELLGHAFVATRVLGWESGFHYYVLLMMPMVFMSPVRHRHTKALLGLTLAAFYIGLDQMAHHLAPLTVLAPGALDAVRILNIVATLALLAHLANFHLKAVMRAENRLQDLAATDPLTGLANRRRALDVANLHLARRRSDGAPMSLIVGDVDHFKSVNDWHGHEVGDQVLIAVAKAMQAATRDVDTVCRWGGEEFLIVLPDTGSAEARRVAERVRLAVQQAQLPQADQAPSVTITLGVSTLQALEPLSAAIARADAAMYRGKIAGRNRCEGDDAPTAAALKRVPALAH
- a CDS encoding amino acid aminotransferase, which codes for MFEHVDAYAGDPILTLNESFGKDPRPNKINLSIGIYFDDAGNLPVMKAVKTAESAMLQTVGARPYQPMEGAPNYRQAVQHLLFGADHEAVKSGRIATVQTLGGSGGLKVGGDFLKRYFPTSNVWVSDPTWDNHRAMFEGAGFTVNTYPYYDAKTGGLRFPEMLDAIQALPEKSIVLLHACCHNPTGVDLSRAQWGELIPVLKQRKLIPYVDIAYQGFGDGIDEDAWAVRALADAGVSFFCASSFSKSFSLYGERCGGLSIVCPDKAQAELVLGQMKATVRKNYSSPPTHGGQIVARVLGTPELRQQWADELNAMRTRIQAMRQKLHAVISAKLPGRNFDYFLTQRGMFSYTGLTAEQVDRLREEHAVYLVRSGRMCVAGLNSSNVEATAVAMAAVLAT
- a CDS encoding DUF2214 family protein yields the protein MLASSFIAFLHFVFAFGVVATLFFEWLTFSRTPTLREAKLLAAADRWYGAFAGGLLAVGALRVVYFEKGWEFYKAMPFFHLKLTLFVVIGLLSIYPTISFARWKSTLQAGQAPQIPETQYQRISRLLSLQMLLLVLLTLSASLMAKGLRF
- a CDS encoding 5'-methylthioadenosine/S-adenosylhomocysteine nucleosidase encodes the protein MRALATLLAALVFGAGAQAAPRCLSDCTPRIGIVSAFGAEADILIAQTQKKRSWTLAGKRYTTGLLRGQRVVIVLSGVSMVNAAMVTQQMLDHFRIERLIMSGIAGGLNPALHVGDVTVPERWAMPMEVYWNDDTQVPAPCGQKGDVGCLGLKLATGADGQPLRPYAPGLFMRETHVLTAANAPKGEFRFDYPVDAEMLAVARTLTPKLERCGPKARQPSGEVDATQCVREQPQLRVGGLGVSATVFLANADYRQYLFETLKADTFEMETAALAHVAHANGVPYIALRSISDLAGATEFNADVGALFMSGLAEANEAAVTLAFLDAWTARIKGAKKKPL
- a CDS encoding peroxidase-related enzyme (This protein belongs to a clade of uncharacterized proteins related to peroxidases such as the alkylhydroperoxidase AhpD.) → MSHPISRYPVPEIADLPEDIRTRILEVQAKTGFIPNVFLGFAHRPDEARAFFAYHDALLLKEGGNLTKGEREMIIVATSGANRCLYCVVAHGAILRIYEKKPQIADQVAVNHRKADITERQKAMLDFAMKVCKAADEIGEADFEALRAHGFDDEDIWDIGAITALFGLSNRMANLINLRPNEEFYLLGRLPRDKKGA
- a CDS encoding diguanylate cyclase, yielding MHRSSSLPFPFSPWWLACLTWCLLLASAHAAPLRLDTQRVAQAWPAVTMLVDASRTLTLEQVLAQRERFAAPPSAHATLGVRDEAVWLRIPIESSTRTTPRWVLDIDYPALHRVDAYLLVQDRVVRQATLGSHQPYSQRPLASRSHAMPIELAPGSTGELLLRVQTGGAMILPITLNTPQAFHERALAEQTLQGALGGLGLALLVYSLGRFVTLRETLSLKYALLAAGSIFFSLFQFGIGAQYLWRDWIWMEQHAGGLFSLTALCGSFLFIEHALTRPINGRSALTAQSRYTGRGFSRLMHAGAVLVAVLAAAYALGLFNTRVVTAIVSVLGPVPALLGLPGALSRARQRDPVGWGFLLAWGIYAIATATLIGVINGMLPVNFLTLHSFEFGATVDMLFYLRVLSLSTQAMHANALHASRERDVFRLLANSDPLTGLHNRRGLLGQIKSALHKRGPDNLVALYLLDLDGFKPVNDQHGHEVGDQLLLLMSRRLQAATRAQDTVARLGGDEFVVLTTGLAGPEQADALAHKLLETVHEPFQVGPHRCEISLTIGYTLAPPDGDDPDELIRHADAAMYLGKQMGKGVARRWSA
- a CDS encoding Fpg/Nei family DNA glycosylase; the protein is MTLDPMPELPDITVYVDRLADKVQGQVLRRVRVLNPFLLRTALPPLAEAEGRTVIGVERLGKRVVLALDNGRFLVIHLMIAGRLRWLLPGGKPPGKISLAVFEFDDGSVVLTEAGSKRRASLHVLADRAALQAMDPGGLDVLGASLADFSARLTRENHTLKRQLTDPRLFSGIGNTYSDEILFRAQLSPIQLSQKLDAQQIERLYHATQGVLQEWITRLGEEAGEWPEKVTAFHPQMAVHGKYNQPCPACGTPVQRIVYADNETNYCARCQTGGKLLADCALSTLLHKSWPKNIDELG